ttCATCTGTTGATTGCTTTCAGCTCACCTCAGAGAGTTGCTATAACAACCTGCCTGATGATGCAGAAACACTTCTTCACAATCAGTAAAAAACAAGTGGagtattgtttttgtttgtatacCCAGGTATACTAAAATCAGTTTAGCTTTAGTGGCCAGGAATTGGATCATTTACAGATGTTGGACTGTTATTGAAATATGATGAGAGCAGATTTACACTGGGTCATCCTAAGGCTGCACAGGTCCCTTTCTacatttcataaaaagctcagttaCAATTAGCATGGCCtcatgatgcacacacacacacacattcacaagccCACCACGTGagcacagacatgcacatgtgcacatacacatgaacacacacacacacactgacacacatacatttacatttacatttagtcatttagcagacgctcttatccagagcgacttacagtaagtacagggacattcccccgaggcaagtagggtgaagtgccttgcccagggacggccggcacggccgggaatcgaaccggcgaccttctgattactagcccgatcccctaaccgctcagccacctgactccccgacacacacttacacactcactcacactcagtcactcacctctctgcagggctgttctccccactcccccacagCTCGGTCTTGGCCCGGGGGACAGGGGGCTGAAGCATCTCAGCCGCCAGGGGGTCGGGGTCCTGCTCCTCACGGCCCAcccactcccccaccacccGGGGGCGCAGCAGAGAGTTATACACCCCCAggttctgacaggaagcagggggagaggagagagagagagagagagagagagagagagagagagagagagagagagagagagagagagagagagagagagagagagagagacagaaaaagagagacagaaagagagagagagagacagatagacagatagacagatagagagagacagaggtaaaaATAAAGAAGTAGCACTGACCGACCAAATAgtccaataaataaataaaggaaaTGACAGTGACATGTAATAACACACCTGCTCCAACAATACTAAAAACCTTCACCTTCACTTGGTTCCCTGCAACCTCTTCAGTCTAcacggggaggtgagaggagcagcTGTCATAAAGACAAGCAATATCCTTTCTCTATTAAACAGCTGCCAACTCTGGGATGAAACCAGACTACAGGACTCCGTATTCAGCACAGGGCCAACACAAACACCTTTATGACTATGCTCTATTAAACAGATACAGGATATATGTATGCTTCAGGAAGCAATAGAACTCCATTTTCCAATGCCTGATCGCTCAGTACTTAGTATTCAGCCTCCATTACATATAGGAGGCCTGGTGGAGGTTCTCTGGGCTATGTGCCAGCCAGACATATACATCTATAGTTATACATCTATCTGTGGTGCAAAAGAACACTGTCTCCATGTAAATACTGTACACttggggcctgtgtgtgtgagcgtgggtgTGCGTGAGTATTTGGGCCACATATTTTAAGCTAGCATCGTCTGGTGTGACGCTGCTATCAACAGCGATAACTGTACAATACAGAGACTCTTAAAACGATCTCTCACAGCTCACACACTCCCATGAGGGAAACAGGCTGTCATCACACACTCCTGTTTGGGTGCCATCTATGTACAAATATGAAACATGACTGCACTTGAGAAAGATGACATCCCCCATTATGAGTACCATGAGGATATTAAAGACAAATCATATACTGGTGGACCAACACAGGACCACCAATGTGCTAGATATCTATCTACTGTACCTGGTCAAGTTCATCAGAGATAGCAATACCTGTGGCGGAGACAAAGGTCAAACTTTAAAACATGACAGAATGTTAATGAATTCTATTTCCTTCCCATCACCTTAGTGTTTAGTACACAGTGTGCATGGTGCAGACGGGATATTAGAGCTACTGACTCCGGGAGAGGTTCTCCAGAGCCTTGCCCAGCTTCTTGCTCTCCTGCAGGATGTGGTTCAGCTCATCAAAGTCTCGACTCTCCCTCCATTCCCACGATGGGTGCTCGACGGAGCGGGGCActgaaacacaaccacaaccgAAAAGCAACCCCGGTCAAACCTCACGAAAGAAACCCGAATGTAAAACGTTAGGAAAATGACCGCAACCACCAGACAATTTATAAACAAATAAAGTAAGCCACAAGAACAGTTATGAAAACACAACCAAAACACTGGGACGTCTGGTTCAAACAGCCTGAGCAGCATGTGTTCGTACTGCACATCATTACTTGTGGAAACCTCCAGTCTCCGGCTGCCTGACTTGCAGAGGCCTGTGGTGgaccctccctgcctgtcactCTGGGTTCTTAACTGGTCAAAATGGGTCATGCAGGACCAGGACGTGACCCAGATACCACCAGTATCCCAGAGGCCCTCAGCTTCAGCCTCTCCCCATATTACACCCCcccttttctgtttctctctatgtatccatctcctctctctctccgtctctctcctctctctctctatctcccctctctctctagttatccatctcccttctctctctctgtctctatcactctcccctctctctctccatctctgtctgtatgtatcactctcccctctctgttctctAATGTTTGATGAATGATTGAGATTACAGATATAAAAACGGATGCACAGTGACTTTTGCCTTCACACCAAATACACCTAAACATGAAACAACTTGCTCTTCATCTGTATCTAACTTCAGTCTGCTCCAACATCCACACCTTggaataaaatgtatatttgtatTGTCTAACATGCCATAGTGTGGTGATCAAATAATCCATCAGCAGAGTGGGATGGATGAAATGAGATGGTGAGAAAAAGAAGAGTAACACTTGTGATTGCACTGTGCAGGCATGGGACTGTGGCACTGCCAAGACTACAGTAGCTGCTGTAAATCATGTAGCATATGAAGTGGAATGAGATGTATCTGAGActacagaaacaaacaaatcaGTGATGGATGAAGGAtaaaggcagagaggagagaggaggagagggggggagacgagaggagagaggaggagaggagagggggggagacgagaggagagagggggagagagggggggagacgagaggagagagggggagaggagacgagaggagagaggggggagacgagaggagagagggggagaggagaggagagagggggagacgagaggagagagggggagaggagaggagagagggggagaggagacgagaggagagagggggagacgagaggagagagggggagaggagaggagaggagaggagagagggggagaggagaggagagagggggagaggagagagggggagacgagaggagagagggggagaggagagagggggagacgagaggagagaggagagagggggagaggagagagggggagacgagacgagaggagagagggggagaggagagagggggagacgagaggagagagggggagaggagagagaggtagacgagaagagagagggggagacgagagagggggagaggagagagggggagaggagaggagagagggggagaggagagaaggggagaggagagagggggagagcagagcagagcagagaggagaagagaagtgaAGGGCTGTTATTCGTGTTGAATATAAAACTGCCTGTATTTTCATTGTTGTGAAATGCCTTCAGAAGTCCTTAAATTAACCAGGCCAGCGTGGCCTGATGGGGATATACGAGTGGAACCCTGAGGGACCCCGCCTGgtcagggagctggaggagggccgCTCTGCCGACAGCAATGCTGCAATTTTATTCAGAGAATGCTGCTTGGCATTCTGACAGCAATAAACAGAAAGGGTAAATATCCCAGGCTGATGTcactgtgccacacacacacacacacacactctctgtagcAGTAGCACATTACTATCCCAGGCAGGACCACCAGGCCTCTGGACTCTGCTGCAGGCACAGCAATAACCCACCAACTTattacacacacagttgtaTATGATGCCACATTACAGAGAGCAAATGGTTCCACTTCACAGCTTCATGATGTGATATGATCTGATATGTAAACTGTCATATGTACTCCCTTGACGCAtgtagatcacacacacacactcacacacactcacaaacacacactcacacacacaatatttttTGGTTGTGAGCAATGTCTGACCGTAGCCTGAAATAGACTTAGCCGGCAGAGATGGAGCACAATACTGAATTAATGaagcctctcatctctcctgccctcccttcccctcccctccccctgtcggCCTGCTCCCCATTGACCCGTCTGACTGTGAAAACCTCTCCCTCACTGACCGATCACTTCACTCGCACAGAAAGCTGCCCCCACCATGACCAGAATACCTGTCTGGCTCCAGGCCTATGTACTGCACACCAGGACCACCTCTACAGATAATTACATCTAATAAGAAAGGGATGCTCCCAGATTAAAAGCAATGGAGTGTTTAATTGGGATACAACAGATGTCAATGAAAACCATTCAACCCTTCACCCCTGTATCACTGTAGAGTGGAAGGATCTCAAGATAACTGAAATGAAGAGGAAGAACGGATTTTATGGTCTTTGTGATGTCAAACGTTTAAAAAAAGAACTTGTTCTGAAGTTCAGTTGGGTTTGAAATGAGCCAGTGTGTCTGGCGGCTGGGTGCTTGTGATGTGCATACTCACAAGACTTGGActctggtgaggggggggagatgctGGACATGGCGAGGTCACTCTTGGACTTCTTGGGCTTCTTGGGGTGAATCTGCCACGGCTTCTCATAGTTCCTCAGGTCCCTCCGAGCCCCTCTGCTTTCAGCTGGGAGACACAGTCACAACAGCATTCTCCCACCTCAGACAGGGGTAGTGGATTAACCAATGGACCCTGGATAAACTGTGTGTGAGGaatatgtgtatgtgcatgcgcttgtgtgtgtgtgtgtgtgtgtgtgtgcgtgcgtgcctgtgtgtgtgcgcgtgcctgtgtgtgcgtgcctgtgtgtgtgtgcgtgcctgtgtgtgtgtgtgtgcccgcctgggcatgtgtgtgcgtgcctgtgtgtgcatgcctgtgtgtgtgcgtgcctgtgtgtgtgcgtgtgtgtgcccaccTGAGGAGCCCTGCGCCCACAGAGCTGCAGAGCCTGACAGAGTTCTCTGCAGCTTTCCGGGGCTGCCTGGTTTGGTCTGCAGGTGATTGATGAGAAAAGGAATAGGATGATCTGGGGTCTCTGTTATCAGCTTGGTCATCAACTCCTATCAGAGCAAAACAGAGAACAGtcagaaggatagagagagagagagagagagagagagagagagagagagagagagagagagagagagagagagagagagagagagagagagagagagagagagagagagagagagagatggaagggtagATATGTGTAAACATGATTTAGAGTGGGCTCAGTCATATAGATACTGAAGGGATAAAGGGAAAAAAACACGGGTAAACCCAGAGacagggggtagagggagagaggcagcaggtgCTGAGGATAAgggtcatatacacacacagcatgctaaTGTGGGAGGTTTCTGAGGCATGCTGGGAACTAGACGTCAGATGTGACAGTCGTGTCGTACCTAATCAGCTT
Above is a genomic segment from Osmerus mordax isolate fOsmMor3 chromosome 15, fOsmMor3.pri, whole genome shotgun sequence containing:
- the LOC136957938 gene encoding uncharacterized protein C8orf34 homolog, with the protein product MASQQQSRIQSYLEKNKIGPLFEELMTKLITETPDHPIPFLINHLQTKPGSPGKLQRTLSGSAALWAQGSSAESRGARRDLRNYEKPWQIHPKKPKKSKSDLAMSSISPPSPESKSLPRSVEHPSWEWRESRDFDELNHILQESKKLGKALENLSRSIAISDELDQNLGVYNSLLRPRVVGEWVGREEQDPDPLAAEMLQPPVPRAKTELWGSGENSPAESLKMEAKTKGLKEQQQHHKKLLAAMLSHDSFDSVHSSAPSLTEEEIEDEDDAMELLGKTIVSAPLGEE